A stretch of Pogona vitticeps strain Pit_001003342236 chromosome 5, PviZW2.1, whole genome shotgun sequence DNA encodes these proteins:
- the SLC35E3 gene encoding solute carrier family 35 member E3, which translates to MGWLPERGRLAAGLLVNLAASICIVFLNKWLYVRMGFPNLSLTLVHFAVTWLGLYACQALGVFAPKSLRARQVLPLALSFCGFVVFTNLSLQNNTIGTYQLAKAMTTPVIVLIQTAAYGKTFPTRIKLTLIPITLGVFLNSYYDVKFNLLGMVFASLGVLVTSLYQVWVGAKQHELQVNSMQLLYYQAPMSCGMLLCIVPFFEPVFGEGGIFGPWTLPAVFMVLLSGIIAFMVNLSIYWIIGNTSPVTYNMFGHFKFCITLMGGYILFKDPLSINQGLGITCTLFGILAYTHFKLSEQDGNKSKLVQRP; encoded by the exons ATGGGGTGGCTTCCCGAGCGGGGCCGCCTGGCGGCGGGGCTGCTGGTGAACTTGGCGGCGTCCATCTGCATCGTCTTCCTGAACAAGTGGCTGTACGTGCGGATGGGCTTCCCCAACCTGAGCCTGACGCTGGTGCACTTCGCCGTCACCTGGCTGGGGCTCTACGCGTGCCAGGCGCTGGGCGTCTTCGCCCCGAAGAGCCTGCGGGCCCGGCAGGTGCTGCCGCTGGCGCTCAGCTTCTGCGGCTTCGTGGTCTTCACCAACCTCTCGCTGCAGAACAACACCATCGGCACCTACCAGCTGGCCAAGGCCATGACCACGCCGGTCATCGTGCTCATCCAGACCGCGGCGTACGGCAAGACCTTCCCCACCCGCATCAAGCTCACCCTg ATTCCTATCACATTAGGTGTTTTTCTAAATTCCTATTATGATGTGAAATTTAATCTTCTTGGGATGGTATTTGCCTCTCTTGGTGTTCTAGTTACATCTCTTTATCAAGTG TGGGTAGGAGCAAAGCAACATGAGCTACAAGTAAACTCTATGCAGTTGCTCTACTATCAAGCTCCAATGTCTTGTGGCATGCTGTTATGCATTGTGCCCTTCTTTGAACCTGTTTTTGGGGAAGGAGGAATTTTTGGTCCCTGGACACTTCCTGCTGTG TTTATGGTGCTGCTCTCTGGAATAATAGCTTTTATGGTGAACTTGTCTATTTACTGGATCATTGGAAATACTTCACCAGTAAC CTACAATATGTTTGGACACTTCAAATTCTGTATCACCCTGATGGGAgggtatattttatttaaagatcCTTTGTCAATTAATCAAGGCCTTGGAATTACATGCACGTTGTTTGGCATTCTAGCTTACACCCATTTCAAGCTCAGTGAACAAGATGGGAACAAGAGCAAGCTGGTTCAGCGCCCATAA
- the MDM2 gene encoding E3 ubiquitin-protein ligase Mdm2, with protein sequence MCNTKMASPEQPAAGTSGTSRPGQEALVKPKPLLLKLLKFAGAQKDTFTMKEILFYIGQYIMSKHLYDERQQHIVHCENDLLGDLFGVQSFSVKEHRQLYLMIYKNLVTVGQQDSNIVNTSVNQSRCQLENGNTLKELVQESSDTTASRRRAHSETEESVSEDTNDERQRKRHKSDSISLTFDDSLSWCLASDLYCGQSNGSSSTSSPSSPDHNASLSDWFDDDSVSDQFSVEFEVESIHSEDYSPNEEGLELTDEDDEIYQVTIYQAEDSDMDSFDDDPEISLADYWKCSNCNEMNPPLPRHCPRCWALREDWLPDKTGKSKESKLENGTSLEPEKATPLELEEGVDVPDCKKGKMDEGKETEDAKESSESQESEEYSQPSTSSSMLCSSQRDSKESEKEDTEDKEKSPESSLPLSSIEPCVICQTRPKNGCIVHGRTGHLMSCFTCAKKLKKRNKPCPVCRQPIEMIVLTYFS encoded by the exons ATGTGCAATACTAAAATGGCTTCTCCTGAGCAGCCGGCTGCGGGCACGTCTGGCACCAGTCGTCCCGGCCAAGAAGCGTTG gttaaacCCAAGCCTTTGCTGTTGAAACTGTTAAAGTTTGCTGGTGCACAAAAGGATACTTTCACTATGAAGGAA ATACTATTTTATATTGGTCAATATATCATGTCCAAACATCTGTATGATGAAAGGCAGCAGCATATTGTCCATTGTGAAAATGATCTTCTGGGTGATCTTTTTGGTGTACAGAGTTTTTCTGTGAAAGAACACAG gcaATTATATTTGATGATTTACAAAAACCTGGTAACAGTTGGACAGCAAG ACTCTAATATTGTTAACACCTCTGTGAATCAATCAAGGTGCCAACTAGAAAATGGAAATACTCTGAAG GAATTAGTGCAAGAATCAAGTGACACAACTGCATCTAGGAGGAGGGCACACAGTGAAACGG AAGAAAGTGTTTCAGAAGATACAAATGATGAAAGACAGAGAAAGCGGCACAAGTCAGACAGCATTTCCCTTACATTTGATGATAGCCTTTCATGGTGTTTAGCAAGCGACCTGTATTGTGGTCAAAGCAATGGCAGCAGTTCCACAAGCTCTCCCTCAAGTCCA GATCATAATGCCAGTTTGAGTGACTGGTTTGATGATGATTCCGTCTCGGATCAATTCAGTGTTGAATTTGAAGTTGAATCTATCCATTCAGAGGACTACAGCCCTAATGAAGAAGGACTTGAGCTTacagatgaggatgatgag ATCTACCAAGTGACTATATATCAAGCTGAAGACAGCGATATGGATTCATTTGATGATGATCCTGAGATCTCCCTAGCT GACTATTGGAAATGCTCAAACTGCAATGAAATGAACCCCCCTCTTCCACGCCATTGCCCCAGGTGCTGGGCTCTTCGGGAGGACTGGCTCCCTGATAAGACAGGGAAATCTAAAGAGAGCAAACTTGAAAATGGTACTTCACTGGAACCTGAGAAAGCCACACCACTGGAACTGGAGGAAGGTGTTGATGTGCCTGactgcaaaaaagggaaaatggaTGAAGGTAAAGAAACAGAAGATGCAAAAGAAAGCTCAGAGTCTCAGGAAAGTGAGGAATATTCTCAACCATCTACATCTAGCAGTATGCTGTGCAGCAGCCAGAGGGACTCTAAAGAATCTGAGAAGGAAGACACTGAGGACAAAGAAAAAAGCCCGGAATCCAGTCTACCTCTGTCTAGTATAGAACCTTGTGTTATATGCCAAACGAGACCTAAAAATGGTTGCATAGTACATGGAAGGACAGGACATCTCATGTCATGTTTCACATGtgcaaaaaaactaaagaaacgGAACAAGCCCTGTCCGGTCTGTCGACAACCAATTGAAATGATCGTGCTAACTTATTTTTCCTAG